In one window of Oryza sativa Japonica Group chromosome 9, ASM3414082v1 DNA:
- the LOC4347932 gene encoding uncharacterized protein isoform X4, with protein MASSPHQVVAPQPQSQAQAGGGGGGGGGTAEQFWSLLDKADRRFARVRDLPLFGRREPDEYGKAFRIYTQLWRMQQEHRHRLLDAGLRRWQVGEIAARIAHLYYSQYQRTSDTALLSEAFVFYHAVLDRGYFLADAADHLFAPTKHLRFLARFLLVALLLARRADTVPRLTTHIRTLLDDSKKTLQEADYKEWKHVVQEIARFLRADSPFINMRPLRYSYAFDPPPDTLPTVPPTVKKRGLVLSDAMLCSYYQNEVG; from the exons ATGGCGTCGTCGCCGCACCAAGTTGTAGCTCCCCAACCCCAATCCCAAGCCCaagcaggtggcggcggcggcggcggtggcgggacgGCCGAGCAGTTCTGGTCGCTGCTGGACAAGGCAGACCGGCGCTTCGCCCGCGTGCGCGACCTCCCCCTCTTCGGCCGCCGGGAGCCCGATGAATACGGCAAGGCCTTCCGCATCTACACCCAGCTGTGGCGCATGCAGCAGGAGCACCGTCACCGCCTCCTCGACGCCGGGCTCCGCCGATGGCAGGTCGGTGAGATCGCCGCCCGCATCGCTCACCTCTACTACTCCCAGTACCAGCGCACCTCGGACACCGCCCTCCTCTCCGAGGCCTTCGTCTTCTaccacgccgtcctcgaccgcggctacttcctcgccgacgccgccgaccatcTCTTTGCCCCCACCAAGCACCTCCGCTTCCTCGCCAGGTTCCTCCTCGTTGCGCTTCTACTCGCCAGGCGCGCCGACACTGTCCCTCGCCTCACCACCCACATCCGCACGCTCCTCGACGACTCCAAGAAGACCCTCCAA GAAGCCGACTACAAGGAGTGGAAGCACGTCGTCCAAGAAATCGCGAGGTTTCTCAGAGCTGACTCCCCCTTTATCAACATGAGACCACTCAGGTACAGCTACGCATTTGATCCTCCCCCTGATACTCTTCCTACCGTCCCACCTACTGTCAAGAAGCGAGGTCTGGTCTTAAGTGATGCCATGCTATGCAGCTACTATCAAAACGAGGTAGGGTAA